GTCCGGTTAGGATCCTGGACACACGGCGGGGCGAAAATCTCTCGGCCACGGCTCGGGCCCGTTCGCACATGCCCGGATCAGGGCCGCGCCGAACCAGGCGCAGCATCTCCCGCAGCAAATGCTCCTCATCGACCCGAGCCCATAGCATCTCGGGCCGAAAATGAGGCAGCATCCTCGACATGCGCTCCCCCACCGGCTCCAGTTCAAAACGCAAGGGCACGGAGTTGCGCTGGTCCATGAACTCCATATTCCCGGACCAGCCCGTGGCCAGAACCGGCACCCCGTGACTCATGGCTTCGCTGAGCCCCAACCCCCAGGCCTCGCCCCGATGCGGGGCTACATAGGCCAGAGCCCCCGAGTGCAGGGCGGCCATGCGGGCATCGCTGACGCTCTCCCCAATGCTCACGATCTGCGCGCCCCCGCCGAAAGACACGCTCATCCGATACTGCTTGAGAACAAGAAATACATCCGGATTGGAATGCGCCAATCGAGCAAAGACCCGCAACAACGCATCGAGGTTCTTGCGCGGATTGATCGCATCGACAATGCTGAAAAAATAACGTCCCTTGGACTGCACACCCAAGCGAGTGCGCGCCCACTCCAGGTCCTCGGGCGTAAACGTCGCAAGCTCGACCACATG
This Desulfomicrobium apsheronum DNA region includes the following protein-coding sequences:
- a CDS encoding glycosyltransferase, which gives rise to MKRVWWYLSDYISHRRAGEAYRKCLALAGFEIVERPEEADLAVLHDDPMNWSDILDRYPAARTKPKVGFAVWEGLALPDVYRAGFALVDEIWTASAFSAEALGQGHARVKVLPHVVELATFTPEDLEWARTRLGVQSKGRYFFSIVDAINPRKNLDALLRVFARLAHSNPDVFLVLKQYRMSVSFGGGAQIVSIGESVSDARMAALHSGALAYVAPHRGEAWGLGLSEAMSHGVPVLATGWSGNMEFMDQRNSVPLRFELEPVGERMSRMLPHFRPEMLWARVDEEHLLREMLRLVRRGPDPGMCERARAVAERFSPRRVSRILTGLIREFEERAG